A window of the Deltaproteobacteria bacterium genome harbors these coding sequences:
- the rpsF gene encoding 30S ribosomal protein S6, translating into MTHNYETVYILKPDLTEDVMKKINSKILEILARRGGKLLDQKDLGKKMLAYKISHQNRGHYFQLNFEGSGPVIEDLEKNLRLTEEVLRFLTVRPVQEKEEGGVQI; encoded by the coding sequence ATGACGCACAACTACGAAACGGTCTACATCTTAAAACCTGACCTGACAGAGGATGTGATGAAAAAAATCAACAGCAAGATTTTGGAAATCCTGGCTCGTCGCGGAGGCAAGCTCCTCGATCAAAAAGATTTGGGGAAGAAAATGCTCGCCTATAAAATTTCCCATCAGAACAGAGGACATTATTTTCAATTGAATTTTGAAGGGTCGGGGCCCGTTATTGAGGATCTTGAGAAAAACCTGCGATTAACAGAGGAAGTATTGCGATTTCTTACCGTTCGGCCCGTTCAGGAAAAAGAAGAAGGAGGCGTTCAGATATGA
- a CDS encoding 4-(cytidine 5'-diphospho)-2-C-methyl-D-erythritol kinase, with translation MSQKIKISAPAKINLRLKITGRRSDGYHLLDMVMVKLDLCDEIDFEIEKKSPHAPLCQRGETPPLVGGDFQIPLDSSNTLWKVAQLVREESGQKFELKISLNKNIPIAAGLGGGSSDAAALLIALNRELGLDWSRERLMKICLKIGADVPFFLAEGPQRVTGIGEILEPISVPSLSVILINPGFSVSTKEVYHWFDLEIVETGDSGRAPARAQRVSTGGRNPRQDPPLVALTEVGIDAIPPLLENDLEKVVFSRYPVLAEMKEMLMKAGALGALMSGSGGTVFGLFESAASRDRGFDLMVQKKNPEWWVWKGRSL, from the coding sequence ATGTCTCAGAAAATTAAAATATCAGCCCCCGCGAAAATCAACCTCCGACTCAAGATCACCGGTCGTCGTTCGGATGGTTATCACCTGCTTGATATGGTGATGGTGAAATTGGATCTGTGCGATGAGATTGATTTTGAAATTGAAAAAAAATCCCCCCATGCCCCCCTTTGTCAAAGGGGGGAGACTCCCCCGCTTGTCGGGGGAGATTTTCAGATCCCCTTGGATTCTTCAAACACCCTCTGGAAGGTCGCCCAGTTAGTTCGTGAAGAGTCAGGACAAAAATTCGAACTCAAGATTTCATTGAACAAAAATATCCCAATCGCTGCTGGACTTGGAGGTGGCTCCAGTGATGCTGCGGCTCTCTTAATAGCCCTGAATCGAGAGCTAGGGCTTGATTGGTCGCGGGAGCGGCTGATGAAGATTTGTCTTAAAATCGGGGCCGATGTCCCGTTCTTCCTTGCCGAGGGGCCACAGAGAGTCACCGGCATTGGAGAGATTTTAGAGCCGATATCGGTCCCTTCCCTATCGGTTATCCTGATCAATCCTGGGTTTTCGGTTTCTACGAAAGAGGTGTATCACTGGTTTGACCTTGAAATTGTTGAGACGGGTGACTCGGGTCGGGCGCCCGCCCGCGCGCAACGCGTGAGCACGGGTGGGCGGAACCCGAGGCAGGACCCGCCTCTAGTGGCATTGACAGAGGTAGGAATTGATGCTATCCCGCCGCTACTTGAAAACGACTTGGAAAAGGTCGTTTTCTCCCGCTATCCGGTCCTGGCAGAGATGAAGGAGATGTTGATGAAAGCCGGGGCCCTCGGGGCGCTGATGAGCGGAAGCGGTGGTACCGTCTTCGGACTCTTTGAATCTGCGGCGTCACGAGACCGGGGATTTGATCTGATGGTTCAGAAAAAAAATCCTGAATGGTGGGTTTGGAAGGGGCGAAGCCTTTAG
- a CDS encoding DUF2232 domain-containing protein, translating to MVFAIVISMTASVLLFGSGFFNLFTPLPFSSLFVRRGLLPVFVAILLAMTFLSLFYFLSKGSWFFLPGMVLYPYLGLSQVGSLAVLSFFYYAWIGFALVWVGRKKLSWEKGIGQIILSTIVVTVVSFFVLSHFVSLFDKMKGSLDFILQRFFELNPQMTPEEKAFLTGPFLETLWRLLPAIWINMTLVVVASNLLLIRRWVSNLLFSSWGEFPAWRLDEKWIWAPISLGIFYLGSQFLEILSPFSWILLNLLLVTAAAYFFQGLSIFIFFLRKWLSPLLRMAVLFLMIAFFQPLGLFLIFVGLFDFWFDFRKLKRVGGPHASHS from the coding sequence ATGGTATTTGCGATTGTCATCAGCATGACGGCGTCGGTCCTTTTGTTTGGCAGCGGTTTTTTTAATCTTTTTACCCCACTCCCATTTTCTTCTCTTTTTGTTCGCAGGGGACTTCTCCCTGTTTTCGTTGCGATCCTTTTAGCAATGACCTTTCTCTCCCTCTTCTATTTTTTATCGAAGGGAAGCTGGTTTTTTCTGCCCGGAATGGTCTTGTATCCTTATCTGGGGCTTTCGCAGGTTGGATCCTTGGCCGTCCTCTCTTTTTTTTATTATGCCTGGATAGGGTTTGCCCTCGTTTGGGTCGGGAGAAAAAAACTTTCATGGGAAAAGGGGATTGGTCAGATTATCCTCTCAACGATTGTTGTGACGGTAGTCTCTTTTTTCGTCTTGTCCCATTTTGTTAGTCTTTTTGACAAAATGAAGGGATCGCTTGATTTTATCCTTCAACGTTTTTTTGAGCTGAATCCCCAAATGACACCTGAGGAGAAGGCGTTTTTGACCGGTCCTTTTTTGGAAACCTTGTGGCGGCTCCTTCCTGCAATCTGGATCAATATGACACTTGTTGTTGTCGCCTCAAATCTCCTCCTGATACGACGATGGGTTTCGAATCTCCTCTTTTCCAGCTGGGGTGAATTTCCTGCCTGGCGTCTCGATGAAAAATGGATTTGGGCCCCGATTTCTCTGGGTATTTTTTATCTTGGCAGTCAATTTTTGGAGATTTTAAGCCCCTTTTCATGGATTCTCTTGAACCTTCTGCTTGTGACTGCGGCTGCTTATTTTTTTCAAGGGCTTTCTATTTTTATCTTTTTTCTTCGAAAATGGCTCAGCCCCTTGCTCAGAATGGCGGTTCTTTTTCTTATGATCGCCTTTTTTCAACCGTTGGGGTTGTTTCTGATCTTTGTCGGTCTGTTTGATTTTTGGTTTGATTTTAGGAAGTTAAAACGTGTAGGAGGTCCCCATGCAAGTCATTCTTAA
- a CDS encoding type II toxin-antitoxin system VapC family toxin: MAEKIFVDTSGFFAFLNKADENHEKARKGLESARIVTSSYIFDELMTLLTARGQKDLSISFGEQLRADKMIDYHFVTSKEEEKAWNLYKKYRDHSLSFTDSTTLVLLKELRIGNLLSFDETLLRLF, encoded by the coding sequence ATGGCAGAAAAAATCTTCGTTGATACGAGTGGTTTTTTCGCCTTTCTCAACAAGGCGGATGAGAATCATGAAAAGGCGCGAAAGGGTCTTGAATCGGCAAGGATCGTCACTTCCAGCTATATCTTCGATGAACTCATGACGCTTCTGACCGCACGCGGCCAAAAAGATCTCTCGATCTCCTTTGGCGAACAATTACGTGCGGACAAGATGATTGATTATCATTTTGTGACCTCGAAGGAGGAAGAAAAGGCCTGGAATCTGTATAAGAAATATAGAGATCATTCCCTCTCATTCACCGATAGCACGACATTGGTTTTACTCAAGGAGCTGAGGATCGGAAATCTTCTCTCATTTGATGAGACCTTGCTTAGACTTTTCTAG
- a CDS encoding 30S ribosomal protein S18: MIVTDTQKRPMMRKKSCRFCADPKMMIDYKEPKLLQPFTSERAKILPRRMTGNCAFHQRRVTEAVKRARILAMLPFVANFQG, encoded by the coding sequence ATGATCGTTACAGATACCCAGAAGCGACCCATGATGCGAAAGAAAAGCTGCCGTTTTTGTGCAGATCCAAAAATGATGATTGATTACAAGGAACCAAAACTTCTTCAGCCCTTTACGTCAGAAAGAGCCAAGATTCTTCCCCGACGCATGACCGGCAATTGTGCCTTTCACCAGCGCAGGGTAACCGAGGCCGTCAAGAGGGCACGAATCCTGGCCATGCTTCCTTTTGTAGCCAACTTTCAGGGGTAA
- a CDS encoding ribose-phosphate pyrophosphokinase: MPIYQQLKIFSGTANPDLTQKIADYIGVPLGKVLIRRFADGEIFSEIQENVRGMDVFVVQPTCTPVDENLMELLVLLDTLKRASADRVTAVLPYYGYARQDRKAQPRTPITSKLVADLITAAGASRLLAVDLHAGQIQGFFNIPFDHLYANPVFLDFIQKEASSGSRVIVSPDAGGTERARAYAKRLDADLAIIDKRRESPNESAVMNIIGDVKGKNAILVDDIVDTAGTLCHASEAIMDRGAKSVMAICTHPVLSGSAVQKIHESPLEMLVVSDTIPLKEKLRKTNKIQVLSVGHLLGEAIRRIHTGDSVSSLFV, translated from the coding sequence ATGCCGATCTATCAACAACTCAAGATTTTTTCCGGGACGGCGAATCCCGACCTGACCCAAAAGATTGCTGATTATATCGGTGTCCCTCTTGGCAAGGTGTTAATCCGACGGTTTGCCGATGGAGAGATCTTTTCGGAGATTCAGGAAAATGTCCGAGGCATGGATGTCTTTGTCGTGCAACCGACCTGCACCCCGGTCGATGAAAACCTGATGGAGCTTTTGGTGCTTCTCGACACCTTGAAGAGGGCCTCTGCCGATCGGGTGACCGCTGTGCTCCCTTACTACGGCTATGCGCGACAGGATCGAAAGGCCCAACCAAGGACGCCGATTACCTCAAAACTTGTTGCTGATCTGATTACCGCAGCTGGAGCCAGTCGACTTCTGGCGGTTGACCTCCATGCCGGTCAGATTCAGGGTTTTTTTAATATCCCTTTTGATCACCTGTATGCGAATCCTGTCTTTTTGGATTTTATCCAAAAAGAAGCTTCATCGGGGAGCCGGGTTATTGTCTCGCCGGATGCTGGTGGAACTGAGCGAGCGCGTGCCTATGCGAAGCGTCTGGATGCCGATCTCGCTATTATCGACAAACGTCGTGAGTCTCCCAATGAATCGGCTGTTATGAATATCATTGGTGATGTGAAGGGGAAGAATGCCATCTTGGTCGATGATATCGTCGATACGGCGGGGACCCTCTGTCACGCTTCTGAGGCGATCATGGATCGTGGGGCCAAATCAGTCATGGCGATTTGCACACATCCGGTCCTTTCGGGGTCAGCGGTACAGAAGATCCACGAATCGCCTTTGGAGATGCTTGTCGTATCAGACACGATTCCACTGAAGGAAAAGTTACGAAAGACAAACAAGATTCAAGTGCTTTCGGTCGGGCATTTGCTCGGAGAGGCGATTCGCAGGATTCATACAGGAGATTCTGTTTCATCGTTGTTCGTTTAA
- a CDS encoding 50S ribosomal protein L25: MIEKQAIKAEVREVGRKGILQELRNKGKVPAVLYGHDLEAVSFSVDGKELTRVIRGGGMNALIELQLAGYKGKGPLVVMIKDFQTDVVTHKMIHIDFLRVDMKEKLAVKVPVRLIGKAAGVEQGGLIEQSTRELEVKCLPGNIPEFLEIDISALNLGDSLHVTDLKLPEGVEAPKDVNITIVSVVAPKEEKAEEAAAAPVEGAAAAPAEGAAEASGAAGEAKGEAKEEKKEKEGKK, from the coding sequence ATGATTGAGAAGCAAGCTATCAAGGCAGAAGTGAGAGAGGTTGGTCGTAAGGGGATTCTTCAGGAGCTTCGAAATAAGGGGAAAGTTCCCGCAGTCCTCTATGGGCATGATCTGGAAGCGGTCTCTTTTTCGGTGGATGGAAAGGAATTAACCCGTGTTATCCGAGGAGGAGGGATGAATGCCCTCATCGAGCTCCAGCTGGCAGGTTATAAGGGGAAGGGGCCGTTGGTCGTCATGATCAAGGATTTTCAGACCGATGTTGTTACCCACAAGATGATTCACATCGATTTTTTGAGAGTCGATATGAAGGAGAAGTTGGCGGTTAAGGTTCCTGTCCGGCTCATCGGGAAGGCGGCTGGTGTCGAGCAGGGAGGATTGATTGAACAGTCAACCCGAGAGCTCGAGGTCAAGTGTCTTCCAGGGAATATTCCGGAATTTCTGGAAATTGATATTTCAGCCCTCAATCTTGGTGACAGCCTCCATGTGACCGATCTGAAGCTACCGGAAGGTGTTGAGGCACCGAAAGATGTTAATATAACCATTGTGTCTGTTGTAGCGCCGAAGGAAGAGAAGGCAGAGGAGGCAGCAGCGGCACCCGTAGAAGGGGCTGCTGCAGCACCGGCAGAAGGGGCTGCAGAGGCGTCTGGAGCTGCTGGAGAGGCGAAGGGAGAAGCCAAGGAAGAGAAGAAGGAAAAGGAAGGGAAGAAGTAG
- a CDS encoding aminoacyl-tRNA hydrolase — translation MKLIVGLGNPGEKYETTRHNVGAQVVQLFAVECLIGLKEKKFSSLMGKGHFEGQEFLLIFPQTFMNRSGDAVAAVLNFYQIRPEEMLMVHDDIDLDLGRLKLDFNVGAAGHRGVSSVIESIGMKNFSRLRIGVGRPQTKEEVELYVLSPFSDEEKEKADVMREEGVKVIKKWLQGG, via the coding sequence ATGAAGCTTATTGTGGGACTTGGCAATCCGGGCGAGAAGTACGAGACGACGCGGCACAATGTTGGGGCGCAAGTCGTCCAGCTCTTTGCGGTGGAATGCCTCATCGGCTTGAAGGAAAAGAAATTTTCATCCCTGATGGGGAAAGGGCATTTTGAGGGTCAGGAATTTCTTCTGATATTTCCTCAAACCTTTATGAATCGGTCGGGCGATGCTGTGGCAGCTGTTTTGAATTTTTATCAGATCCGACCGGAAGAAATGCTGATGGTACACGATGACATTGATCTCGATTTGGGACGTTTAAAACTTGATTTTAATGTAGGTGCCGCCGGGCATCGAGGAGTTTCTTCGGTTATAGAGAGTATTGGGATGAAGAATTTTTCCCGGCTTCGCATCGGTGTTGGTCGACCGCAGACGAAAGAGGAGGTAGAGTTGTATGTTCTCTCTCCTTTTTCAGATGAAGAAAAAGAAAAGGCAGATGTGATGCGAGAAGAGGGTGTGAAGGTGATCAAAAAATGGTTACAAGGAGGATAA
- a CDS encoding BNR-4 repeat-containing protein has protein sequence MNKKILLALMVVSGLALPNTASSQIGNPFTGKGLVVSQCEYVSSLSATSPIQHEPYFRGERELFGYRPRFVPNVISFDSRNIPYVRNQLVIQKWNPRSCIWEEIDLAPIIRGKYPDWGGETSDDINNHTDQRVVFDNQDNAYTLIPATGWSGIRRVLLMQWIRSRDQWEIYEIPEQISGGAAVLEHFDSNNDKSRPPVILGGNYLDSAWQAPESEEKPWRLLFDELGTDLFLVAPQRSTDGTLVIPDPVRVASKAFIPFVATGGSNQILTKGNFTYVVWASAERGTYWRGTASFIVRYDHETQTVSEPVFLGATLGIASQGLRHIDDPDGHNIPAITMDSEGYLHVVIGAHQRNFLYTKSLVPHNIQDGWTPPVSIGSSDPECTGSCHYYSYVSLIIDQNDTLHLVARWAGDEEGFSYRFSLVHLFKNRDAEWSTRKTIARPFRTGYSHWYQKLDIDRRGRLFLYYTYYMNDFFVDEVAAYEAKWPEDPPLVASDPECSMTGSSASPRTYCNCGGVRAHDPVILVFDDRGENWRIATSSDFLPPQNLPPLKKTRKLLQKAREPYFFDRLLEKSKQGLIK, from the coding sequence ATGAACAAAAAGATTTTATTGGCCCTGATGGTCGTCTCCGGGCTTGCCCTTCCCAATACCGCCTCTTCGCAAATAGGTAACCCTTTTACCGGTAAAGGTCTCGTCGTCTCACAATGTGAATACGTAAGTAGCCTCTCTGCGACCTCTCCGATCCAACATGAGCCCTATTTCCGTGGAGAACGCGAGCTCTTTGGCTACCGCCCACGCTTTGTCCCAAATGTCATCTCATTTGACTCAAGAAATATTCCGTACGTTAGAAACCAGCTCGTCATTCAGAAGTGGAATCCAAGAAGCTGTATTTGGGAGGAGATCGATCTCGCCCCTATCATCCGTGGAAAATATCCGGATTGGGGCGGGGAAACAAGCGATGATATCAACAATCATACAGATCAAAGGGTTGTCTTTGACAATCAAGATAACGCCTACACACTGATTCCTGCTACGGGGTGGAGTGGTATTCGTCGAGTCCTCTTAATGCAATGGATTCGGAGTAGAGACCAATGGGAGATCTACGAAATCCCGGAACAAATATCCGGCGGTGCTGCCGTACTGGAGCATTTTGACAGCAATAATGACAAATCGCGCCCCCCTGTTATCTTGGGTGGAAATTATTTAGATTCGGCTTGGCAGGCCCCGGAATCAGAAGAGAAGCCTTGGAGGCTTCTCTTTGATGAACTGGGCACCGATCTCTTTTTAGTTGCCCCTCAGAGGTCAACAGATGGCACCCTTGTTATCCCGGATCCTGTAAGGGTGGCAAGTAAGGCCTTTATCCCCTTCGTCGCAACCGGTGGATCAAACCAGATCCTCACAAAAGGGAATTTCACCTATGTCGTTTGGGCCTCAGCGGAGCGTGGTACCTATTGGCGTGGAACCGCCAGCTTTATTGTCCGCTACGATCATGAGACGCAGACCGTGAGTGAACCGGTCTTTCTCGGGGCAACATTAGGCATCGCTTCTCAGGGGCTTCGTCATATCGATGACCCGGATGGGCATAACATACCCGCCATCACCATGGATAGCGAGGGGTATCTTCATGTTGTCATCGGAGCCCATCAAAGAAATTTCCTCTACACCAAGTCTCTTGTCCCCCATAACATTCAGGATGGTTGGACACCTCCAGTCTCTATTGGCAGCAGCGATCCGGAATGTACGGGAAGCTGTCATTATTACAGCTACGTGAGTCTCATTATTGATCAAAACGACACGCTCCATCTTGTCGCGAGATGGGCAGGGGATGAGGAAGGATTTTCTTATCGATTCAGCCTGGTCCATTTATTTAAGAACCGAGATGCCGAATGGAGCACGAGAAAAACCATTGCGAGACCCTTCCGAACAGGTTACTCCCATTGGTATCAGAAGTTGGACATCGACCGGAGAGGTCGATTATTTCTATACTATACCTATTATATGAATGACTTCTTTGTAGATGAAGTGGCGGCCTACGAGGCCAAGTGGCCTGAAGACCCGCCGCTCGTCGCATCCGACCCAGAATGCTCCATGACAGGATCATCAGCCTCTCCCAGAACTTATTGTAATTGTGGGGGGGTGAGGGCTCATGATCCGGTTATACTTGTTTTTGATGACCGTGGAGAAAATTGGCGAATTGCTACCTCCTCAGATTTTTTGCCTCCACAAAATTTGCCTCCACTAAAAAAGACTCGAAAGCTTCTTCAAAAGGCGAGGGAGCCATATTTTTTCGACAGGCTCCTAGAAAAGTCTAAGCAAGGTCTCATCAAATGA